Proteins from one Mycobacterium adipatum genomic window:
- a CDS encoding cytochrome c oxidase assembly protein gives MRTTGGRRRVVAVTLVTVAIVAAVTAAALGAWSLGAVLTATGLPDSGPLTTLGLPAVRALGETAAVIAIGGFLFAAFLVPAQPNGVLDASGYRAIRLGAVACGIWAICAALMVALSVSDVSGRPVTDLTPAQIWSAAALVETTNAWRWTAAVAATVAVLATTVLRWKWAPVLLGAALLTLVPVGLSGHASSGGAHDMATNSLLIHLGAGALWMGGLLAVLAYGIRGGEHLALAARRFSSVALWCFIAMAVSGVINAGIRMGFSDFGSRYGLLVAAKLTALAVLGVLGWRQRRSGVRALQSDPTARGPLVRLALSEAAVFGVAVGVAVGLGRTPPPQVAQSEPGPTEAVIGFVPAGSPNVFRLLTEWRFDLFFGTAAVVMAAVYLIAVWRLRRGGRRWLRWRTGSWISGCATLLLATSSGLGTYMPAMFSVHMIVVVLLSTIVPILLVVGAPERLALLALPRAAPGAPPGRREWLVGAARSSLARMLLRPVVASSMYGAGIATLLIGGLFDVAVRGHATHLLMNAFVLGSGWLFFESVSGQRNRSRQTSVVSTWVPVFGALAAYLCAGVLTARRGDVIAHDFYRSLQLPWPVDLLADQRQGGYTVIAAAAITAAVLSAVAGRRASRSASHPALQ, from the coding sequence ATGAGGACCACCGGGGGGCGGCGTCGGGTTGTGGCGGTCACGCTGGTGACGGTGGCGATCGTGGCCGCCGTGACCGCCGCTGCCCTCGGCGCCTGGTCGCTGGGGGCGGTACTGACTGCCACGGGTCTGCCCGATTCCGGGCCTCTGACAACTCTGGGCCTGCCGGCCGTACGTGCGCTGGGGGAGACCGCTGCCGTGATCGCGATCGGCGGGTTCCTGTTCGCGGCCTTTCTCGTACCCGCTCAGCCCAACGGTGTGCTCGATGCGTCCGGCTACCGCGCCATACGATTGGGGGCGGTTGCCTGCGGGATATGGGCAATATGCGCCGCCCTGATGGTTGCCTTATCCGTCTCCGACGTATCCGGACGCCCGGTCACAGATCTCACACCCGCGCAGATTTGGAGTGCCGCCGCGCTGGTGGAGACCACGAACGCGTGGCGATGGACCGCCGCCGTGGCCGCGACCGTTGCGGTCCTCGCAACCACGGTGCTGCGCTGGAAGTGGGCTCCTGTCTTGCTGGGGGCTGCGCTGCTGACCTTGGTGCCGGTGGGTCTGTCCGGGCACGCCTCCTCTGGAGGCGCCCACGACATGGCCACCAACAGTCTGCTGATCCATCTGGGCGCCGGGGCGCTCTGGATGGGTGGTTTGCTCGCCGTGCTCGCTTATGGCATCCGCGGCGGCGAGCATCTTGCCCTGGCAGCTCGGCGTTTCTCGTCGGTTGCGCTGTGGTGTTTTATCGCCATGGCCGTCAGTGGGGTGATCAATGCCGGAATCCGGATGGGATTCAGCGACTTTGGGAGTCGATATGGCCTCCTTGTTGCCGCGAAGCTGACTGCGCTGGCGGTCCTGGGGGTGCTTGGCTGGAGGCAACGACGTTCGGGCGTTCGGGCTTTGCAGTCCGATCCCACCGCGCGTGGCCCTCTGGTTCGACTGGCGCTCTCAGAGGCCGCCGTCTTCGGTGTCGCCGTGGGGGTCGCGGTCGGACTCGGGCGGACACCGCCCCCGCAAGTGGCGCAGTCCGAACCTGGCCCGACTGAGGCGGTGATCGGCTTCGTCCCGGCAGGATCACCGAATGTGTTTCGATTGTTGACAGAGTGGCGCTTCGACCTGTTCTTCGGCACGGCCGCGGTCGTGATGGCCGCGGTGTACCTCATCGCGGTGTGGCGCCTGCGTCGCGGCGGGCGTCGGTGGCTCCGATGGCGCACCGGGTCCTGGATCTCGGGGTGCGCCACGCTGCTGCTGGCGACGTCGTCGGGTCTGGGCACCTACATGCCGGCGATGTTCAGCGTCCACATGATTGTCGTGGTGTTGCTGTCCACGATCGTGCCGATACTGCTGGTTGTCGGTGCGCCGGAGCGTCTGGCGTTGCTCGCGTTGCCCAGGGCTGCTCCGGGAGCGCCGCCCGGGCGCCGGGAATGGTTGGTGGGCGCAGCGCGGTCCTCACTGGCACGCATGTTGCTACGCCCGGTCGTCGCATCGTCCATGTATGGGGCGGGGATCGCGACGCTGCTGATCGGCGGGCTGTTCGATGTCGCGGTCCGCGGGCACGCCACACACCTACTGATGAACGCGTTCGTCCTCGGCAGTGGGTGGCTGTTCTTCGAATCGGTTTCCGGCCAGCGAAACAGGAGCCGGCAGACATCGGTGGTGTCGACCTGGGTTCCGGTGTTCGGCGCACTCGCTGCTTATCTTTGCGCCGGTGTGTTGACGGCGCGCCGCGGCGATGTCATCGCACACGACTTCTACCGGTCGCTGCAACTGCCGTGGCCG